In one Streptomyces sp. NBC_00597 genomic region, the following are encoded:
- a CDS encoding SUKH-3 domain-containing protein has translation MTSANWVMSTESLDSLTLNNEYSLAVVEELRAAGWQPGRSVDVEGWVALLEDGGLTAHTAARAFLAEFGGLRFMFSGPGVECAREPFLLDPSVCEGEEEVFLEWGEELALSLFPIGERAEGVAFLAIDEHGAVIALGSGVATTYGQVPEAFEKMLLGYDAEVLGEG, from the coding sequence ATGACCTCGGCCAATTGGGTGATGTCGACGGAATCATTGGACTCGCTGACCTTGAATAACGAATATTCCCTTGCAGTGGTGGAGGAGCTCCGGGCTGCCGGCTGGCAGCCTGGACGGTCCGTAGACGTAGAAGGCTGGGTTGCGCTGCTGGAAGATGGCGGGCTGACGGCGCATACTGCGGCACGAGCATTTCTGGCAGAGTTCGGCGGACTGCGATTCATGTTCTCGGGGCCGGGTGTCGAGTGCGCCCGAGAGCCGTTCCTGCTCGACCCGTCGGTATGCGAGGGCGAAGAGGAGGTCTTCCTTGAGTGGGGCGAGGAACTGGCGCTGTCTCTCTTCCCGATCGGGGAACGCGCGGAAGGGGTGGCTTTCCTTGCGATCGACGAGCATGGTGCCGTGATTGCGCTGGGCAGCGGCGTTGCCACCACTTATGGGCAGGTCCCGGAGGCATTCGAGAAGATGCTGCTTGGCTACGATGCTGAGGTGCTTGGCGAGGGGTAA
- a CDS encoding YcxB family protein — MGAWRRHKAKGLVVLLVLPRWAVARGFRAGRAEEEKRAVVDGAGIEVSRGGESQRIVWDEVRSYHETPRLHVFTGRSRRRTCLVVLPKRLFTGPEESDLLAALAHARAGDGA, encoded by the coding sequence TTGGGGGCATGGCGTCGCCACAAAGCCAAAGGCCTCGTCGTGCTGCTGGTCCTGCCCCGGTGGGCGGTCGCCCGGGGCTTCCGCGCCGGCCGGGCCGAGGAGGAGAAGCGGGCCGTGGTGGACGGTGCGGGCATCGAGGTGTCCCGCGGCGGGGAGTCGCAGCGGATCGTCTGGGACGAGGTGCGCTCGTACCACGAGACGCCCCGGCTGCACGTGTTCACGGGCCGCTCGCGCCGCCGGACCTGCCTCGTGGTGCTGCCCAAGCGGCTGTTCACCGGCCCGGAAGAGAGCGACCTCCTGGCCGCCCTCGCCCACGCGCGGGCCGGCGACGGCGCGTAG
- a CDS encoding DNA-binding response regulator: MPRNFRTTRSLRVLLAEGPGMSAGALAVLLGLEPDLDVVARVAPGADVGAAALTACPAVALVDADRPDVLAEVAAVCREAPECRVLLLAGSARPGLVEGALAAGAAGVVLRDDPPGALAEAVRRAVTGEAVTDPTLEP, encoded by the coding sequence ATGCCCCGGAATTTCCGTACGACGAGGTCGTTGCGGGTCCTGCTGGCGGAGGGTCCGGGCATGTCGGCCGGCGCGCTGGCGGTCCTGCTCGGGCTGGAGCCGGACCTCGACGTGGTCGCCCGGGTCGCACCCGGTGCGGACGTGGGCGCGGCGGCGCTGACGGCCTGTCCGGCGGTGGCGCTGGTGGACGCGGACCGCCCGGACGTGCTCGCTGAGGTGGCGGCGGTGTGCCGCGAGGCCCCGGAGTGCCGGGTGCTGCTGCTGGCCGGTTCGGCCCGGCCGGGCCTGGTCGAGGGGGCGCTCGCCGCGGGAGCGGCGGGGGTGGTGCTGCGGGACGACCCTCCCGGGGCGCTGGCCGAAGCCGTCCGCCGCGCCGTGACGGGCGAGGCGGTCACGGACCCGACGCTCGAACCGTAG